The Triticum dicoccoides isolate Atlit2015 ecotype Zavitan chromosome 6A, WEW_v2.0, whole genome shotgun sequence genome has a window encoding:
- the LOC119316913 gene encoding polyadenylate-binding protein RBP47-like isoform X1, whose translation MQMAAATTDAPVAAAPHPHPHAHGPQVPHGHGHPHPHHHMPQPRWVVLPYPPPPPPMVAAPPPPTPQYVKHFAPQASVTPPPPSAGSGGNGGDENRTIWVGDLQYWMDENYLHSCFGHSGEVVTIKVIRNRHSGVSEGYGFVEFCSHASAEKALQNFAGHVMPNTDRAFKLNWASYSVGEKRSELASDHSIFVGDLAIDVTDDMLMELFANKYRSVKGAKVIIDANTGRSRGYGFVRFGDDIDRTHAMTEMNGVYCSTRPIRIGPATPRRTSGDSGTSPPTQSDGDSTNRTVYVGGLDPNVSEDELRKAFAKYGDVASVKIPVGKQCGFVQFVNRADAEEALQGLSGSTIGKQAVRLSWGRSPASKQVWGRRHGQQDGICWILSCLGVILGIGGMACTMARLSTVDMATRRQFLTQTCMLRLMEPTLSTVTSN comes from the exons ATGCAGATGGCGGCCGCGACAACCGATGCTCCGGTGGCAGCTGCGCCGCACCCACATCCCCATGCCCATGGCCCACAAGTACCGCACGGTCACGGGCACCCGCACCCTCACCACCACATGCCGCAGCCGCGGTGGGTGGTACTTCcttacccgccgccgccgccgcctatgGTGGCCGCGCCGCCCCCTCCCACACCGCAGTATGTGAAGCATTTCGCGCCGCAGGCATCGGTGACGCCGCCTCCGCCATCGGCTGGATCCGGCGGGAACGGAGGTGACGAGAACCGGACGATCTGGGTCGGCGACCTCCAGTACTGGATGGACGAGAACTATCTCCACAGCTGCTTCGGCCACAGCGGCGAG GTGGTGACGATTAAAGTTATCCGCAATAGACATTCCGGAGTTTCTGAGGGTTATGGTTTTGTAGAGTTCTGTTCCCATGCATCAGCAGAGAAAGCACTTCAGAATTTTGCTGGTCATGTAATGCCTAATACTGACCGAGCTTTTAAGTTAAATTGGGCATCATATAGTGTTGGAGAAAAACGCTCTGAACTTGCTTCTGATCACTCAATTTTTGTTGGTGATCTAGCTATTGATGTTACTGATGACATGTTGATGGAACTTTTTGCTAACAAATATCGTTCTGTGAAAGGAGCTAAAGTTATTATTGATGCAAACACGGGCCGTTCTAGGGGCTATGGATTTGTTAGGTTTGGAGATGATATTGATAGAACTCATGCTATGACTGAAATGAATGGTGTGTATTGCTCCACTCGGCCAATTCGCATTGGACCTGCAACTCCTAGAAGAACTTCAG GTGATTCTGGCACCTCTCCACCAACACAATCAGATGGTGACTCGACTAACAGGACA GTATATGTTGGCGGGCTTGACCCCAACGTTAGTGAAGATGAACTAAGGAAAGCATTTGCGAAATATGGTGATGTTGCTTCTGTCAAAATTCCTGTTGGGAAACAATGCGGTTTTGTTCAATTTGTCAACAG AGCTGATGCGGAAGAAGCATTACAAGGGTTGAGTGGATCAACAATCGGGAAGCAGGCAGTTCGTCTTTCTTGGGGCCGCAGTCCAGCAAGCAAACAG GTTTGGGGAAGGAGACATGGACAACAGGATGGTATTTGCTGGATTTTGAGCTG TCTAGGGGTGATTCTGGGCATCGGCGGAATGGCATGTACTATGGCACGCCTTTCTACGGTGGATATGGCTACGCGTCGCCAGTTCCTCACGCAAACGTGTATGCTGCGGCTTATGGAGCCTACCCTTTCTACGGTAACCAGCAACTAG
- the LOC119316913 gene encoding polyadenylate-binding protein RBP47-like isoform X2, with protein sequence MQMAAATTDAPVAAAPHPHPHAHGPQVPHGHGHPHPHHHMPQPRWVVLPYPPPPPPMVAAPPPPTPQYVKHFAPQASVTPPPPSAGSGGNGGDENRTIWVGDLQYWMDENYLHSCFGHSGEVVTIKVIRNRHSGVSEGYGFVEFCSHASAEKALQNFAGHVMPNTDRAFKLNWASYSVGEKRSELASDHSIFVGDLAIDVTDDMLMELFANKYRSVKGAKVIIDANTGRSRGYGFVRFGDDIDRTHAMTEMNGVYCSTRPIRIGPATPRRTSGDSGTSPPTQSDGDSTNRTVYVGGLDPNVSEDELRKAFAKYGDVASVKIPVGKQCGFVQFVNRADAEEALQGLSGSTIGKQAVRLSWGRSPASKQSRGDSGHRRNGMYYGTPFYGGYGYASPVPHANVYAAAYGAYPFYGNQQLVS encoded by the exons ATGCAGATGGCGGCCGCGACAACCGATGCTCCGGTGGCAGCTGCGCCGCACCCACATCCCCATGCCCATGGCCCACAAGTACCGCACGGTCACGGGCACCCGCACCCTCACCACCACATGCCGCAGCCGCGGTGGGTGGTACTTCcttacccgccgccgccgccgcctatgGTGGCCGCGCCGCCCCCTCCCACACCGCAGTATGTGAAGCATTTCGCGCCGCAGGCATCGGTGACGCCGCCTCCGCCATCGGCTGGATCCGGCGGGAACGGAGGTGACGAGAACCGGACGATCTGGGTCGGCGACCTCCAGTACTGGATGGACGAGAACTATCTCCACAGCTGCTTCGGCCACAGCGGCGAG GTGGTGACGATTAAAGTTATCCGCAATAGACATTCCGGAGTTTCTGAGGGTTATGGTTTTGTAGAGTTCTGTTCCCATGCATCAGCAGAGAAAGCACTTCAGAATTTTGCTGGTCATGTAATGCCTAATACTGACCGAGCTTTTAAGTTAAATTGGGCATCATATAGTGTTGGAGAAAAACGCTCTGAACTTGCTTCTGATCACTCAATTTTTGTTGGTGATCTAGCTATTGATGTTACTGATGACATGTTGATGGAACTTTTTGCTAACAAATATCGTTCTGTGAAAGGAGCTAAAGTTATTATTGATGCAAACACGGGCCGTTCTAGGGGCTATGGATTTGTTAGGTTTGGAGATGATATTGATAGAACTCATGCTATGACTGAAATGAATGGTGTGTATTGCTCCACTCGGCCAATTCGCATTGGACCTGCAACTCCTAGAAGAACTTCAG GTGATTCTGGCACCTCTCCACCAACACAATCAGATGGTGACTCGACTAACAGGACA GTATATGTTGGCGGGCTTGACCCCAACGTTAGTGAAGATGAACTAAGGAAAGCATTTGCGAAATATGGTGATGTTGCTTCTGTCAAAATTCCTGTTGGGAAACAATGCGGTTTTGTTCAATTTGTCAACAG AGCTGATGCGGAAGAAGCATTACAAGGGTTGAGTGGATCAACAATCGGGAAGCAGGCAGTTCGTCTTTCTTGGGGCCGCAGTCCAGCAAGCAAACAG TCTAGGGGTGATTCTGGGCATCGGCGGAATGGCATGTACTATGGCACGCCTTTCTACGGTGGATATGGCTACGCGTCGCCAGTTCCTCACGCAAACGTGTATGCTGCGGCTTATGGAGCCTACCCTTTCTACGGTAACCAGCAACTAGTGAGCTGA